A genomic window from Flavobacterium sp. I3-2 includes:
- a CDS encoding type IX secretion system membrane protein PorP/SprF, whose protein sequence is MNFSVKINTLIIGILLLGCAKAHSQQDSQFTQYMYNTININPAYAGSRGAMSIYGMHREQWVGLDGAPKTNAFSINTPIKNSKLGLGVSFINDEIGVSKDNTISVDLSYTIDLNNRDSKLSFGLKGSANILDVRFSDLNQQHSSDPKFSKNIESQFTPNIGAGVYYHTQKSYIGLSVPNILQTDRYDDNMYATVQTRMNFYLIGGYVFDLNPNLQFKPALLLKAVDGAPLQADISANFLISKKLTLGGAYRWDAAWSALAGFQITDGLMIGYSYDGDTTKLANYNSGSHEVFLRFELFNKFRRVTSPRFF, encoded by the coding sequence ATGAATTTTTCAGTAAAAATTAATACACTAATTATTGGGATTTTATTGTTGGGATGTGCAAAAGCACATTCCCAACAAGATTCTCAATTCACACAATACATGTACAATACTATCAACATTAACCCTGCTTATGCAGGATCACGTGGAGCGATGAGTATTTACGGTATGCATCGTGAACAATGGGTTGGACTTGATGGAGCGCCTAAAACCAATGCCTTTTCGATAAACACACCTATCAAGAATAGTAAATTAGGATTAGGTGTATCATTTATCAATGATGAAATTGGGGTTTCAAAAGACAATACCATTTCAGTAGATTTATCTTATACAATCGATTTAAATAACCGCGATAGCAAGTTATCTTTTGGACTAAAAGGATCAGCAAATATTTTAGATGTTCGTTTCAGTGATTTGAATCAACAGCATTCATCAGATCCAAAATTTAGTAAAAATATAGAAAGTCAGTTTACACCAAATATAGGGGCAGGGGTTTATTATCATACTCAAAAAAGCTACATTGGTTTATCTGTTCCAAATATTTTACAAACAGATCGATATGATGATAATATGTATGCAACAGTCCAAACCAGAATGAACTTTTATTTAATTGGAGGTTATGTATTTGATCTGAATCCAAATTTACAATTCAAGCCTGCATTGTTGTTAAAAGCAGTCGATGGAGCACCTTTACAAGCAGATATATCGGCTAATTTCTTGATAAGTAAAAAGCTTACTCTAGGAGGTGCCTACCGTTGGGATGCAGCTTGGAGTGCTTTAGCAGGTTTTCAAATTACAGACGGTTTGATGATTGGATATTCTTATGATGGAGACACAACAAAACTTGCAAATTATAACTCAGGGTCACATGAAGTTTTCCTACGATTTGAATTATTTAATAAATTCCGTCGTGTAACTTCACCGAGATTCTTCTAA